The Candidatus Dadabacteria bacterium genome includes a region encoding these proteins:
- the cyoE gene encoding heme o synthase produces the protein MSGKSAGRVVVSAVILSKPGIILSVVFTGLAGMVLAQRGLPPFETALAGCLTLMVSAAGSAIFNNFLDRKSDKMMDRLSARVRALESVGERNAAIVSCLMMAGATVAAAVWINILNAALIALAALSYTVFYTIFLKRASPFGTVLGGIPGALPVLIGYTAVRPDIGVDAVLLFAFMMLWQPPHFWALAQKYSNEYEKAGIAVLPVAFGEKYTNILIALYSISLIPLTLAFWLEGITSEYFAAVALALGVYFNIAVARCAIKGGGYEAAFGASIIYMLMIMASLMIDIVIKEREVNELMKLV, from the coding sequence ATGAGCGGCAAAAGCGCCGGACGGGTTGTTGTTTCGGCGGTGATACTGTCAAAGCCGGGAATCATCCTGAGCGTGGTGTTCACCGGACTTGCGGGAATGGTTCTCGCGCAAAGGGGGCTGCCGCCTTTTGAGACGGCTCTCGCCGGTTGCCTGACCCTGATGGTGAGCGCGGCGGGGTCGGCGATTTTCAACAACTTTCTGGACAGAAAGTCGGACAAAATGATGGACCGGCTCAGCGCGAGGGTTCGGGCGCTTGAGTCTGTCGGGGAGAGGAACGCCGCGATTGTCTCGTGCCTTATGATGGCCGGGGCGACCGTTGCCGCGGCGGTCTGGATAAACATTCTGAACGCGGCATTAATCGCGCTTGCCGCATTGAGTTACACTGTTTTCTACACCATTTTTCTCAAGCGGGCGTCTCCGTTCGGGACTGTTCTCGGCGGCATTCCCGGCGCGCTTCCCGTCCTGATAGGCTACACGGCGGTGCGCCCTGATATTGGCGTGGACGCCGTTCTGCTTTTTGCCTTCATGATGCTGTGGCAGCCGCCCCACTTCTGGGCGCTGGCGCAGAAATACAGCAATGAATACGAAAAGGCGGGAATAGCCGTCCTGCCGGTCGCATTCGGCGAAAAATACACAAACATTCTGATTGCCCTTTACTCAATCTCGCTTATTCCCCTGACCCTCGCATTCTGGCTTGAGGGAATCACGTCCGAGTATTTCGCCGCCGTTGCCCTCGCCCTCGGCGTTTATTTCAACATAGCCGTAGCCCGCTGCGCGATTAAAGGCGGCGGCTATGAGGCCGCCTTTGGCGCGTCAATCATTTACATGCTGATGATAATGGCGTCGCTCATGATTGACATTGTGATAAAAGAGCGTGAAGTCAACGAGTTGATGAAACTTGTTTGA
- a CDS encoding DUF2384 domain-containing protein — translation MATGKHKDIWYETGIPRQEAELHECLEAGFPYQVYNKLADISGLSKKEVAEAAAIAPATLARRSKAKRFNRDESDRLYRVARVMDAATGFFGGDREAAMDWLTHPVLGLGDRRPVDMLKTSAEADSVVVLIERLKHGIIV, via the coding sequence ATGGCAACGGGAAAGCACAAAGACATCTGGTATGAGACCGGAATTCCCAGACAGGAGGCTGAACTGCACGAGTGTCTGGAAGCGGGGTTTCCGTATCAGGTTTACAACAAACTTGCCGACATATCGGGCTTGAGCAAAAAAGAGGTGGCGGAGGCGGCGGCCATTGCCCCGGCAACGCTTGCCCGCCGCTCCAAGGCAAAGAGGTTCAACAGGGACGAGAGCGACCGTCTTTACAGGGTTGCGAGGGTTATGGATGCGGCGACGGGTTTCTTTGGAGGAGACAGGGAAGCCGCAATGGACTGGCTGACGCACCCTGTTCTCGGTCTTGGCGACCGCAGGCCCGTTGACATGCTGAAAACATCGGCGGAGGCTGATTCTGTTGTAGTCCTTATAGAGCGCCTCAAGCACGGTATCATAGTTTGA
- a CDS encoding RES family NAD+ phosphorylase, producing the protein MKPLNVYRIVIDEYAEDAFSGKGAEKFGGRWNSVGSRCVYTAGSESLSILEILVQRKGVAVEGYTLFQLPLNETDIERFDTGRLPKTWRDYPGSEETKEIGDRWLTKSRKLALALPSAVVPRESIYLLNPAHKGFKRVAGKAKPLKFEFDSRLV; encoded by the coding sequence TTGAAGCCCCTGAATGTTTACCGGATTGTAATAGATGAGTATGCGGAGGACGCATTCTCCGGGAAAGGGGCGGAAAAGTTTGGCGGAAGGTGGAACAGCGTAGGGAGTCGGTGTGTCTATACCGCCGGTTCGGAATCTCTTTCAATTCTTGAGATTCTTGTTCAGAGGAAGGGAGTTGCCGTTGAGGGCTACACGTTGTTTCAACTGCCCTTGAATGAAACCGATATTGAGCGTTTTGACACCGGGCGACTGCCTAAAACCTGGCGGGATTACCCCGGATCAGAGGAGACAAAAGAGATTGGCGACAGGTGGCTTACGAAAAGCCGGAAACTTGCCCTCGCCCTGCCGAGCGCGGTTGTTCCGAGGGAAAGCATCTATCTGCTGAACCCCGCGCACAAGGGATTTAAGCGGGTGGCAGGGAAGGCAAAGCCGCTTAAGTTTGAGTTTGATTCGCGGTTGGTTTAG